The following proteins are encoded in a genomic region of Drosophila subpulchrella strain 33 F10 #4 breed RU33 unplaced genomic scaffold, RU_Dsub_v1.1 Primary Assembly Seq50, whole genome shotgun sequence:
- the LOC119562466 gene encoding integrator complex subunit 3 homolog isoform X7 codes for MDQQQQKSAAHVSKLFVCSAVDFKDEIEEKFERSFINLQMQIVGLSDKEMHDILSQIVCKDKQHEEISIGFLYIMLTDPAMAPKTYRDVTLVSRDGMNVIVANLTLLVAEKYSKLTEIARRQLIWVLREFVKHQVLSVENVIWNCLRQAGGGDASHRNLFLIESLLDIFMEFRAWLENNPFLVQSAVYSFVRLIEDHANPALMPLRQKEVKFTISLIRERFHDIIPLGRDFVRIQNCRVRFFGSICKTVKLNWKIGTT; via the exons ATGgatcagcagcaacagaaaAGTGCTGCTCACGTCTCGAAGCTGTTTGTGTGTTCGGCAGTCGACTTTAAAGATGAGATTGAAGAG aaaTTTGAGCGTTCGTTTATCAATTTGCAGATGCAAATTGTTGGACTTAGTGATAAAGAAATGCATGACATATTGTCGCAAATCGTGTGCAAGGACAAACAGCACGAGGAGATTTCAATCGGCTTTCTCTACATAATGCTTACCGATCCTGCTATGGCTCCAAAAACGTATCGCGATGTAACGCTCGTATCTAGGGACGGAATGAATGTTATTGTAGCAAACCTCACTTTACTAGTGGCTGAGAAATATTCTAAGCTCACGGAAATAGCAAGAAGACAATTAATTTGGGTGTTACGGGAATTCGTAAAACACCAGGTTCTCAGTGTCGAAAACGTTATTTGGAACTGTCTTCGGCAGGCAGGCGGAGGGGATGCGTCCCATAGAAATCTTTTTCTTATCGAGAGCCTTTTGGATATATTTATGGAGTTTAGAGCATGGTTGGAAAACAATCCATTCCTCGTTCAGTCTGCAGTTTACAGCTTCGTGCGCCTTATAGAAGATCACGCCAATCCAGCTTTGATGCCGCTCCGACAAAAGGAGGTGAAGTTTACGATATCGTTAATCCGAGAAAGGTTCCACGATATTATACCTCTCGGAAGGGACTTTGTACG